The genomic region ATCGCTGTGCGGCAGGCCGACCTCGACCACGTCCGCGCCGCCCGCGATGACGGCCTTGACCGCCTCGATGGCACCGTCGACGGTCGGGAAGCCCGCCGGGAGGTAGGCGACGAGGGCCGCGCGGTCCTCGGACTTCGCCTTGGCGAGCGTGTCGCTCAGCAGCTGGATGCGCCCGGTCTTCTCACTGGCCGTGCTCACTTCGACTCCCCCTCGGTGTTCTTGGTCGCGCTCCGCCTCGGCTGCTCGGTGGCGTCGTACAGCCCGAAGTAGCGGGCCGCCGTGTCCATGTCCTTGTCACCGCGGCCGGACAGGTTGACGACCAGCAGGCCGTCCTTGCCCAGCTCCTTGCCGAGGTCGAGCGCGCCCGCGAGGGCGTGCGCCGACTCGATCGCCGGGATGATCCCCTCCGTACGGGAGAGCAGGCGCAGGGCCTGCATCGCCGCGTCGTCGGTGACCGCGCGGTACTCGCCGCGGCCCGTGTCCTTCAGGTACGAGTGCTCCGGGCCGATGCCCGGGTAGTCCAGACCGGCCGAGATGGAGTACGGCTCGGTGATCTGGCCCTCCTCGTCCTGCAGGACGTAGGAGCGGGAGCCGTGCAGGATCCCCGGCTCGCCCGCGGTCAGCGTGGCCGCGTGCTCGCCGGTCTCCACGCCGTGCCCGGCGGGCTCGAAGCCGACCAGGCGGACGTCGGCGTCCGGGATGAAGGCGTGGAACAGGCCGATGGCGTTCGAGCCGCCGCCGACGCAGGCCGCGACGGCGTCGGGCAGCCGGCCCGCGCGCTCGATGATCTGGCGGCGGGCCTCGACGCCGATGACCCGGTGGAAGTCGCGGACCATGGCCGGGAAGGGGTGGGGGCCGGCGACCGTACCGAAGAGGTAGTGGGTCCGGTCCACATTGGCGACCCAGTCCCGGAACGCCTCGTTGATGGCGTCCTTCAGCGTCCGGGAGCCGGACTTCACCGCGATGACCTCGGCGCCCAGCATCCGCATCCGGGCCACGTTCAGCGCCTGGCGCTGGGTGTCGATCTCGCCCATGTAGATGGTGCAGTCGAGGCCGAAGAGCGCGCAGGCGGTGGCGGTGGCCACGCCGTGCTGGCCGGCCCCGGTCTCGGCGATGACCCGGGTCTTGCCCATGCGCTTGGTGAGCAGCGCCTGGCCCAGCACGTTGTTGATCTTGTGCGAGCCGGTGTGGTTGAGGTCCTCGCGCTTGAGGAAGATCCGCGCGCCGCCCGCGTGCTCGGCGAACCGGGGCACCTCGGTGAGGGCGCTCGGGCGGCCGGTGTAGTTGACCATCAGGTCGTTGAGCTCGGCCGCGAAGGCCGGGTCGCCCTTGGCCTTCTCGTACTCGACGGCGACCTCGTCGACGGCGGCGACGAGCGCCTCCGGGATGAACTTGCCGCCGAAGTCACCGAAGTAACCCTCGGCGTTGGGGACGTGACCCTCCGGGTCCGGGATGAAGAATTGGCTGGACATGCCAGTGCTCCTACGGGAACGGAATGCGACGAGTGGTTTTCACCGTATTGCGCCGTCCGCCCGCGACACGCACACCACTCCACGACGGGGTGGCCGGTGCCGCCTGCGGGAAGGAGGACCCGCGCCCGGAGCCGGTCGGCCCGGGCGGTGGGCCGTACGGGGACCGGCGGGACGGTACGTCTCGTACCGTCGGCCGCAAGCCCTCGTTACAGCGCGCCTCCGGGACGCCATCGCATGCCGTTGACCTGACCGGGCTCGGAGCCGATCACGTACCGGACCCGCCGCCCGTGCACACGCCGGGCCGGGGCGCGGCAGCCGCGAGGGCGGCAGCCGCGCGCCAGGGGCGCGTGCGCCGTCGGCACGGCGACCGGGCCGCGGCGAGCTGCCTGCGGCGCGTGCGTCGTGCTGACGGAGGGGCGGTCGTGGGCCATGGGAGCGGTCAGCTCCGCCCGTGGCGCAGGGCGGGGTGGGCGCCGGCGGCGACGAGGTCGGCCACGGCCGCCTTCGGGTCGCGGCCGGTCACCAGGGACTCCCCGACGAGGACGGCGTCGGCACCCTCGTTGGCGTAGGCGATCAGGTCGTGCGGCCCGCGGATGCCGGACTCGGCGACCTTGACGATGTGGGCCGGGATCTCGCCGACGACGCGCTCGAAGGTGGAGCGGTCGACCTTGAGGTCCTTCAGGTTGCGGGCGTTGACACCGATGATCTTGGCGCCGGCCGCAACCGCACGCTCGACCTCTTCCTCGTCGTGGACCTCGACGAGCGGGGTGAGACCGATGGACTCGGCCCGCTCGATGAGGGAGACGAGGGCCTCCTGCTCCAGGGCCGCGACGATCAGCAGCGCGAGGTCGGCGCCGTAGGCGCGGGCCTCCCAGAGCTGGTACGCCGTGACGATGAAGTCCTTGCGCAGGATCGGGATGTCCACGCGTGCGCGGACGGCCTCCAGGTCGGCCAGCGAGCCACCGAAGCGGCGCTGTTCGGTGAGGACGGAGATGACCGCCGCACCACCCGCTTCGTAGTCGGCGGCGAGCCCGGCCGGATCGGCGATCGCGGCCAGCGCGCCCTTGGACGGGCTGGAACGCTTGACCTCGCAGATCACCTTGACGCTGTCGCCGCGCAGGGCAGCGACGCCGTCCTTGGCCTGGGGCGCCTTGGCGGCACGCTCCTTGAGCTCGTCGAGGCTCACGCGGGCCTGCCGTTCGGCAAGGTCTTCGCGGACCCCTTCGATGATCTCGTCGAGCACACTCACGCGAGCGGCCCCCTTCCGGGTCGATGACGGTCGGCCGCCTTGCAGACACGTACAACTGCAAGGTCAGCAATCAAATGGTATCCGCAGGAGGCGTTGCGCTCCGCACGCGGTTGACGGCGTCCCAGTAACTGGACATTCGGAATCCGGGCTTCATCCGGGCCCCGCACGGGACTCAGGGTGCCAGCGCCGAGCCGAAAGAAAGATTTCGGACAACGGCGAATGTCAGGCCCACCACGCCGATGGCCCACCAGTACGGCGGCCGCAAGGCGAGGCGGGGTACGGGCCCGCCGCGGTAGGCGCGAACCAGCCACAGGGTCATGAATCCCGCGAAGACGAAGTAGCCGACGACAGCGAGGGCATTTGCGCCGAAAGCTGTGGTCAGATCGCCGTGGGCGAACGCGTGCGCGCTGCGCAGACCGCCACATCCGGGACACAGGATTCCGGTCAGCCGCAGCAGCGGACAGACCGGGTAATGGCCCGGCTCGTTGGGGTCCACTGTGCCCACATACGCAAAGGCCGCCGCGGCCGCGGCCAGGGTGAGCACCGGGGCCGCGAGCCGCCGGGCCCGGGAGACCCGTACGGCGGGCGCGGTCCGCGGCGGCGCGGCGTCGGGGGTGTGAGAGGCGTCCACCCGCCGATTCTCGCCGATCATGACGACGGGCGCAGCACGACGGAGCGGGATGACAAAAGGCGCAGCCCGACCGGGCCGTGCCTTTCGGATCCGCGGTACCGCGCTCAGACCTTGGCGGGGACCTTGGAGGCGGCGATGACCTCGGCGAGGTCCTTGTGGGCAGCCTTCGGCATGCCCATGCCCGCGGCCTTCATCGCCATGCCGACGACACCGCCGAGCGCGACGACGACGAGACCGGCCCAGAAGCCCAGCGGGTTCGCGAGCACCATGAAGGCGCCGGAGATGCAGAAACCGATGAAGGCGATGATGACACCGGTCCAGGCGGCCGGGGTGTGTCCGTGGCTAGTGCCCGCCATGAGTTGCTCCTCGTTGGTCTGTCGCTGTGCTGTGTCGAAACGCGCGGCCTGTGTCGAACGCTCGGAGCCCATTGTCCCGCACAGGGCGGGGCCGCCGTCCACGGGGGGGGTCCGTCAGCGGGTCGGGTCCTCGCCCCGGTCCAGAGCCTTCCACAGATCCTCCGGGCGGTCCGGGTCCACCGCCGCGGGCCTGCGCGCACGGGGGCTGCCGTCCCGCTCGTAGCGCCCGCCCATCGCGGGCCAGCTGCGGCCGAAGCGCAGGGCCAGCAGCCCGGCCGTCAGGATCAGGGCCGCCCCGGCGGCCGTGACGTACGGCCACGCCGTATGGGTCAGCCCCACCACCTGGGCCGCGGTGTCCGCGGTCGTACGGGCGGCCTCCGCGTCCAGGGCCCGGCGGCCGTCGGCGGCGAAGACCGCGGTCAGCGCGGCGCCCAGGCCGCTGAGCGCCAGCAGCCCCGACACCAGCAGCCGCCCCTTGCCGCGTACGGCGAAGACGGCGACCAGGGCGGCGAGCCCGACGATGGCCAGGGCGGCGGGGAGTCCGGTGACGGCCCGCCCGTCCGCGGTCAGGGCGAGCGAATCGCCGCCCATCGCGGTGGTGCCCCGGGCCCAGATCCGGCCGGAGGCGAGCAGGACGACGGTGGAGCCGAGCGTGCCGAGCAGCAGGGCGACGGCCACGCTGCGGCGGCCGCCCTTGCTCTCGGGAGCCTCGGCGTCGGCATCGGTTCGGGGCGGGGGTACGGCACTCACGTACCCCACTATCCCCTACGCCCTCAGGAGCCGTGGAGGCGGTTCGCCGCTCCCACCGCGCGCAGCACCGCGGCCGCCTTGTTGCGGCACTCGTTGTCCTCCAGCTCGGGCACCGAGTCGGCCACGACCCCGGCGCCGGCCTGCACGTACGCCGTCCCGTCGCGCAGCAGCGCGGTGCGGATGGCGATGGCCGTGTCGGAGTCCCCCGCGAAGTCCAGATAGCCCACGCAGCCGCCGTACAGCCCGCGGCGGGTGGGCTCCAGCTCCTCGATGATCTGCATCGCGCGGGGCTTGGGCGCCCCCGAGAGGGTGCCCGCCGGGAAGCAGGCGGTGAGCACGTCGAAGGCGGTCCGGCCCTCGGCGACCCGCCCGGTGACGGTGGACACGATGTGCATGACGTGCGAGTACCGCTCGATGCTCATGAAGTCGACGACCTCCACGGAGCCCGGCTCGCAGACCCGGCCGAGGTCGTTGCGGCCCAGGTCGACGAGCATCAGGTGCTCGGCGCGCTCCTTGGGGTCGGCCAGCAGTTCCTCGGCGAGGTCGTTGTCCTCCTGCGGCGTGGCTCCGCGGTGGCGGGTGCCTGCGATGGGGTGGACCATGGCCCGGCCGTCCTCGACCTTGACCAGCGCCTCGGGGCTGGACCCGACCACGTCGAAGCCGTTCTCGAAGCGGAAGAGGTACATGTACGGGGACGGGTTGGTGGCCCGGAGCACCCGGTAGACGTCCAGCGCGGAGGCCTGGCAGGGGGTCTCGAACCGCTGCGAGGGCACGACCTGGAAGGCCTCGCCGGCGCGGATCCGCTCCTTGACGTCCTCGACGGCGGCCTGGTACTTCTCGCCGCCCCACAGCGCGGAGAACTCCGGCAGCTCGGAGGCGGGCAGCGGGGCCGGGACGTAGGGGGCGGGCCGCGCCAGGTCGGCCTCCATGGCGTCGAGGCGGGCCACCGCGTCGGCGTACGCCTCGTCCACACCCGATTCGAGGTCGTTGTGGTTGATGGCGTTGGCGATGAGCAGGACGGTGCCGTCCCAGTGGTCCATGACCGCCAGGTCCGAGGTGAGCAGCATCGTCAGCTCGGGCAGCTTCAGGTCGTCGGCGGCGTGCTCCCCGATGCGCTCCAGGCGGCGCACGATGTCGTAGCCGAGGTAGCCGACCATGCCGCCGGTGAAGGGCGGCATCCCGCCCGCGAGGTCGCGCGGGGTGTGCAGGGCCTCGACGGTGGCGCGCAGGGCTTCGAGGGGGTCGCCGTCGGTGGGCACGCCCACGGGCGGGGTACCGATCCAGTGCGCCTGGCCGTCCCGGACGGTCAGCGTGGCGTCGCTGCGCACGCCGACGAAGGAGTACCTCGACCAGGAGCGGCCGTTCTCGGCGGACTCCAGCAGGAAAGTGCCGGGGCGTTCGGCGGCCAGCTTGCGGTAGAGCCCGACGGGGGTGTCCCCGTCGGCCAGCAGCCTGCGGCTCACGGGGATGACGCGGCGGTCGGCCGCGAGCTTGCGGAACGAATCGAGATCCATGTGCGTGGGACCTGTCTAGTCGGCGTCGCGGAGGAGGACATCGTCGTCGAAGCAGGTGCGGGCGCCGGTGTGGCAGGCGGCTCCGACCTGGTCGACCTTGACGAGCACGGTGTCGGCATCACAGTCGAGGGCGACGGACTTCACGTGCTGGAAGTGGCCGGAAGTATCCCCCTTCACCCAGTACTCCTGGCGGCTGCGGGACCAGTAGGTACAGCGGCCGGTGGTCAGGGTGCGGTGCAGGGCCTCGTCGTCCATCCATCCGAGCATGAGCACCTCACCGGTGTCGTACTGCTGGGCGATGGCCGGTACCAGGCCGTCGGCGGAGCGCTTGAGGCGCGCGGCGACGGCGGGATCGAGGTTGTCGGGGCGGGGGGACGTACTCATGCCGCCATTGTGCCGGGCCGGAATGCCTGTTAAGGATCTCTGTCCGCCTGATGGGCAGGCGCGCGGCGGTATCCGGCCGTAGGCTGACCCGTATGTCTACCCATGCGAAGCGCGAACGACTGCTGCTGGCCGACCTGTTGGAGGCGGCCGGGCCGGAGGCGCCGACGCTGTGCGACGGCTGGAGCTGCCGGGAGCTGGCGGCGCACGTGGTCGTCCGGGAGCGCCGGCCGGACGCGGCGGGGGGCCTGCTGCTGAATGTGCTCAAGGCGCGGCTGGACAAGGCGATGGAGGAGTACACGGCCAAGCCGTACGAGGAGCTCATCCAGCTGATCCGGACCGGGCCGCCGAAGCTGTCGGTGTACGCCCTGAAGCCGATCGACGAGGCGGCGAACGCGGTGGAGTTCTTCGTCCACGCGGAGGACGTCCGGCGGGCCCAGCCGGACTGGTCGCCGCGGGAGCTGGACCCCGTGTTCGCGGACTCCCTGTGGACCCGGCTGGAGAGGCTGGCCCGGCTGACGGGCCGACGCTCGCCGGTGGGCCTGGTCCTGCGGCGGCCCGACGGCCGTACGGCGGTGGCGCACAAAGGCGTGCCCGTGGTGACCGTGACGGGAGAGCCGGGCGAGCTGACCCTGTTCTGCTTCGGCCGCCAGGACGCTGCCGCGGTGAACCTGGACGGTGACAAGGAGGCCGTCGCGATGCTGACGAGGGCACGACTGGGCATCTAGGAAGCCTGGCGTCGGGGCGGGTGCACTTGGCGTGAACATTCCCTTGCCCTTGTGACATCGGGCGAGCTTAATGAAGCCTCGCGCGGTCACATCGTCGACAACGCACGGGGGAAATCATGGAATCCGGCCCGGTCCCACCGCCACCGTTACCGCCCCGGCCACCGGCGGCGCCACCGCCTGCGCCACCGCCCAGAGCATCCGAGCCCGGTGTGGAGCTGCGGGTGGGCAAACGGCTGCTGTGGGTGGACGGCGCGGCCTATCCGCTGCACAACGTCGTCCGGGTGCGCACCTTCCAGATCAAGCCCGACCGCGGGGAAGCCTTCCTCCAGTTCCTGAAGTGGCTCGGTGCCACGGCAGCGCTGATCATCGTGCTCCAGGTCGCCTCTGCGGACGCGGGGTCGTCCAGCAGCTCGGACTACCGCTCGGGCAACGCCGCGGACAGCCTGTGGACCCTCGGCGCCATCATGGCGGTCATCCTCCTCGTCCGGCTGGTCACCCAGCTGGCCGCGCCGTCCCGGCACGTTCTGTCCGTGGAGACGTCGGGCCCCTCCACCGCCCTGGTGACGCTGCCCGACAAGGAGCAGCTGCGGCAGCTGGTCCGGCAGATCGTCCACGCCATCGAGCACCCGGAGACCGAGTTCGCCGTACGCGTCGAACGTCTGAGCATCAATCCGAGCAACTACCACCTCGGCGACACCGTGAACATGTACGGCGGCATCGGGAACACGGGGGTCGTGAAGAAATGACCGGTGGCAACCACTACGGCGACATCGTCAACATGAACCAGGGAAGCGGCAACACCGGAATCGTGAAGAACCAGTTCCCGGCCGTCGCCCCGCAGCTGCCCGCCGACCAGCGGGAGGCCATCGCCGAGCTGATCCGGCTGCTCGAAGAGGTGCGCGGCCAGCTCCCGCCCGCCGCCGTAGAGACCGTCGACGGCTCCCTGCGCACGATCTCCTCCGCCGGCAGCACCCCGCAGGAGCGCCACGGCGCCCTGATGACCGTGGCCGGCGTCGCGGCGGTGATCGGCCCGCTCGCCCAGCCGGTCGTCGACGCGGTCCAGGCGATCCTTCGGCTGCTGGGTGCGGGATGAGGTGCGGGCCCGGCCACAGGCCGGGCCCGTCCGGTCTCAGCGGACCGGGTGACCCGCCTCCCGGAGCGTGGCCTTGACCTCGGAGATCCGCAGGTCGCCGAAGTGGAACACCGAGGCCGCGAGCACCGCGTCGGCGCCGGCCGCGATCGCCGGCGGGAAGTGCTCCAGCTTGCCGGCGCCGCCCGAGGCGATCACCGGGACCGTGACGTGCCCCCGCACCGCCGCGATCATCTCGGTGTCGTACCCGTCCTTGGTGCCGTCGGCGTCCATCGAATTCAGCAGGATCTCCCCGGCGCCCAGTTCGGCCGCCCGGTGGGCCCACTCGACGGCGTCGATGCCGGTGCCCCGGCGGCCGCCGTGGGTGGTGACCTCGAAGGAGCCCGACGCGGTCCGGCGGGCGTCGACCGACAGGACGAGGACCTGGCGGCCGAAGCGCTCGGCGATCTCCTGGATGAGCTCGGGGCGGGCGATGGCGGCGGTGTTCACGCCCACCTTGTCCGCTCCGGCCCGCAGCAGCTTGTCCACGTCGTCGGCGGCGCGCACGCCGCCGCCGACGGTCAGCGGGATGAAGACCTGCTCGGCGGTGCGGCGCACCACGTCGTAGGTGGTCTCCCGGTTCCCGGAGGACGCGGTGATGTCGAGGAAGGTCAGCTCGTCGGCGCCCTCGGCGTCGTACAGCTTGGCCATCTCCACCGGGTCGCCGGCGTCGCGCAGGTTCTGGAAGTTGACGCCCTTGACGACCCGGCCGTTGTCCACGTCCAGGCAGGGGATCACCCGTACGGCGAGGGTCATGCCGCACCTCCGTACGCTTCCACCTCGACCTCGACGACCATGCTGGGGTCGACGAAGCCGGAGACGATGATCATTGATGCGGCGGGGCGGACCGCGTCGAACAGTTCCTTGTGGGCGCGGCCCACCTCGTCCACGTCCCGGGCGTGGGTGAGGTACATCCGGGTGCGGACCACCTGCTCCGGGCCGAGACCGGCCTGGGCGAGGGCCTTGAAGGCGACGCCGAAGGCGGCGACGGCCTGGTCGTACGGGCCGTTGGCGTCGGCCGCGGTGCAGCCGGAGACCAGGACGAGGCCGTTCGGGAGCTGGACGGCGCGGGAGTAGCCGATGACGTCCTCGTAGGCGCCACCGGAGGAGATGCGGCGCACATCGGAAGTGCTGCTCATGCGGAGACCACCTTCAGGGCTTCTTCCAGCGTGAAGGCCTTGGCGTACAGGGCCTTCCCGACGATCGCGCCCTCGACGCCCAGCGGGACCAGCTCGGCCAGCGCCCGCAGGTCGTCCAGGGAGGAGATGCCGCCGGAGGCCACGACGGGCCGGTCGGTGGCGGCGCAGACGTTCTTCAGCAGCTCCAGGTTGGGGCCGGTCAGCGTGCCGTCCCTGCCGATGTCGGTCACGACGTACCGGGCGCAGCCCTCGGAGTCCAGGCGGGCGAGGGTCTCGTACAGGTCGCCGCCCTCGCTGGTCCAGCCGCGGCCCTTGAGGGTGGTGCCGCGGACGTCGAGGCCGATCGCGATCTTGTCGCCGTGCTCGGCGATCGCCTTGGCGGCCCACTCGGGGGTCTCCAGGGCGGCGGTGCCGAGGTTGACGCGGGTACAGCCGGTGGCGAGGGCCGCGGCGAGCGAGGCGTCGTCGCGGATGCCGCCGGACAGCTCGACCTTGATGTCCATGGCGGCGGTGATCCCGGCGACCAGGGCGCGGTTGTCGCCGGTGCCGAAGGCGGCGTCCAGGTCGACCAGGTGCAGCCACTCGGCGCCGGAGCGCTGCCAGGCGAGGGCCGCCTCCAGCGGGGAGCCGTAGGAGGTCTCGCTGCCGGACACCCCGTGCACGAGGCGGACGGCCTGTCCGTCGCGGACGTCGACCGCGGGGAGGAGCTCAAGCGTCTTGTGCATCAGAGGGTCTCGATCCAGTTGGTGAGGAGCTGGGCTCCGGCGTCGCCGGACTTCTCGGGGTGGAACTGGGTCGCCCACAGGGCGCCGTTCTCCACCGCCGCGACGAACGGCTCACCGTGGGTGGCCCACGTGACGCGGGGGGCGCGGATCGCCGGGTTGGTGACCTCCAGGGTCCACTCGCGCGCCGCGTAGGAGTGCACGAAGTAGAACCGGGCGTCGGCGTCCAGGCCGACGAAGGCCTGGCTGTCGGCCGGGGCCTCGACGGTGTTCCAGCCCATGTGGGGGACGATCGGGGCCCTCAGCGGGCCGACCGTGCCGGGCCACTCGTCGAGGCCCTCGGTCTCGACGCCGTGCTCGATGCCGCGCTCGAAGAGGATCTGCATGCCGACGCAGATGCCCATGACCGGGCGGCCGCCGGAGAGCCGGCGGCCGATGATCCAGTCGCCGCGGGCGTCCTTGAGGCCCTGCATGCAGGCGGAGAAGGCGCCGACGCCGGGGACGAGGAGTCCGTCGGCGTCCATGGCCTTGTCGTAGTCGCGGGTGATCTCGACGTCGGCGCCGACGCGCGCCAGGGCGCGCTCGGCGGACCGGACGTTGCCGAAGCCGTAGTCGAAGACGACGACGGTCTTGGTGGGACGGGTGGTTGCGGCAGTGCTCATGCCCAGATTCCTTGGATTCGCAGGACCCCGGCGGCCAGACACATCGCCGAGGCGATGGCGAGCAGGAAGACGACCGACCTGGGCATCTGCTGCTTCTGGAAGGAGTAGACACCTCCGGCCAGGAACAGGCCGAGGACGATCAGGATCGTGTTGAGCCCGTTCACGGTTAGAGGGCGC from Streptomyces sp. NBC_00190 harbors:
- the trpM gene encoding tryptophan biosynthesis modulator TrpM, which encodes MAHDRPSVSTTHAPQAARRGPVAVPTAHAPLARGCRPRGCRAPARRVHGRRVRYVIGSEPGQVNGMRWRPGGAL
- a CDS encoding TIGR02234 family membrane protein; amino-acid sequence: MGYVSAVPPPRTDADAEAPESKGGRRSVAVALLLGTLGSTVVLLASGRIWARGTTAMGGDSLALTADGRAVTGLPAALAIVGLAALVAVFAVRGKGRLLVSGLLALSGLGAALTAVFAADGRRALDAEAARTTADTAAQVVGLTHTAWPYVTAAGAALILTAGLLALRFGRSWPAMGGRYERDGSPRARRPAAVDPDRPEDLWKALDRGEDPTR
- the priA gene encoding bifunctional 1-(5-phosphoribosyl)-5-((5-phosphoribosylamino)methylideneamino)imidazole-4-carboxamide isomerase/phosphoribosylanthranilate isomerase PriA — protein: MHKTLELLPAVDVRDGQAVRLVHGVSGSETSYGSPLEAALAWQRSGAEWLHLVDLDAAFGTGDNRALVAGITAAMDIKVELSGGIRDDASLAAALATGCTRVNLGTAALETPEWAAKAIAEHGDKIAIGLDVRGTTLKGRGWTSEGGDLYETLARLDSEGCARYVVTDIGRDGTLTGPNLELLKNVCAATDRPVVASGGISSLDDLRALAELVPLGVEGAIVGKALYAKAFTLEEALKVVSA
- the hisI gene encoding phosphoribosyl-AMP cyclohydrolase — protein: MSTSPRPDNLDPAVAARLKRSADGLVPAIAQQYDTGEVLMLGWMDDEALHRTLTTGRCTYWSRSRQEYWVKGDTSGHFQHVKSVALDCDADTVLVKVDQVGAACHTGARTCFDDDVLLRDAD
- a CDS encoding HGxxPAAW family protein, with the translated sequence MAGTSHGHTPAAWTGVIIAFIGFCISGAFMVLANPLGFWAGLVVVALGGVVGMAMKAAGMGMPKAAHKDLAEVIAASKVPAKV
- the trpB gene encoding tryptophan synthase subunit beta; the protein is MSSQFFIPDPEGHVPNAEGYFGDFGGKFIPEALVAAVDEVAVEYEKAKGDPAFAAELNDLMVNYTGRPSALTEVPRFAEHAGGARIFLKREDLNHTGSHKINNVLGQALLTKRMGKTRVIAETGAGQHGVATATACALFGLDCTIYMGEIDTQRQALNVARMRMLGAEVIAVKSGSRTLKDAINEAFRDWVANVDRTHYLFGTVAGPHPFPAMVRDFHRVIGVEARRQIIERAGRLPDAVAACVGGGSNAIGLFHAFIPDADVRLVGFEPAGHGVETGEHAATLTAGEPGILHGSRSYVLQDEEGQITEPYSISAGLDYPGIGPEHSYLKDTGRGEYRAVTDDAAMQALRLLSRTEGIIPAIESAHALAGALDLGKELGKDGLLVVNLSGRGDKDMDTAARYFGLYDATEQPRRSATKNTEGESK
- a CDS encoding TIGR03085 family metal-binding protein; its protein translation is MSTHAKRERLLLADLLEAAGPEAPTLCDGWSCRELAAHVVVRERRPDAAGGLLLNVLKARLDKAMEEYTAKPYEELIQLIRTGPPKLSVYALKPIDEAANAVEFFVHAEDVRRAQPDWSPRELDPVFADSLWTRLERLARLTGRRSPVGLVLRRPDGRTAVAHKGVPVVTVTGEPGELTLFCFGRQDAAAVNLDGDKEAVAMLTRARLGI
- the hisF gene encoding imidazole glycerol phosphate synthase subunit HisF, producing MTLAVRVIPCLDVDNGRVVKGVNFQNLRDAGDPVEMAKLYDAEGADELTFLDITASSGNRETTYDVVRRTAEQVFIPLTVGGGVRAADDVDKLLRAGADKVGVNTAAIARPELIQEIAERFGRQVLVLSVDARRTASGSFEVTTHGGRRGTGIDAVEWAHRAAELGAGEILLNSMDADGTKDGYDTEMIAAVRGHVTVPVIASGGAGKLEHFPPAIAAGADAVLAASVFHFGDLRISEVKATLREAGHPVR
- the hisH gene encoding imidazole glycerol phosphate synthase subunit HisH — encoded protein: MSTAATTRPTKTVVVFDYGFGNVRSAERALARVGADVEITRDYDKAMDADGLLVPGVGAFSACMQGLKDARGDWIIGRRLSGGRPVMGICVGMQILFERGIEHGVETEGLDEWPGTVGPLRAPIVPHMGWNTVEAPADSQAFVGLDADARFYFVHSYAAREWTLEVTNPAIRAPRVTWATHGEPFVAAVENGALWATQFHPEKSGDAGAQLLTNWIETL
- a CDS encoding DUF6232 family protein; translated protein: MGKRLLWVDGAAYPLHNVVRVRTFQIKPDRGEAFLQFLKWLGATAALIIVLQVASADAGSSSSSDYRSGNAADSLWTLGAIMAVILLVRLVTQLAAPSRHVLSVETSGPSTALVTLPDKEQLRQLVRQIVHAIEHPETEFAVRVERLSINPSNYHLGDTVNMYGGIGNTGVVKK
- a CDS encoding anthranilate synthase component I — translated: MDLDSFRKLAADRRVIPVSRRLLADGDTPVGLYRKLAAERPGTFLLESAENGRSWSRYSFVGVRSDATLTVRDGQAHWIGTPPVGVPTDGDPLEALRATVEALHTPRDLAGGMPPFTGGMVGYLGYDIVRRLERIGEHAADDLKLPELTMLLTSDLAVMDHWDGTVLLIANAINHNDLESGVDEAYADAVARLDAMEADLARPAPYVPAPLPASELPEFSALWGGEKYQAAVEDVKERIRAGEAFQVVPSQRFETPCQASALDVYRVLRATNPSPYMYLFRFENGFDVVGSSPEALVKVEDGRAMVHPIAGTRHRGATPQEDNDLAEELLADPKERAEHLMLVDLGRNDLGRVCEPGSVEVVDFMSIERYSHVMHIVSTVTGRVAEGRTAFDVLTACFPAGTLSGAPKPRAMQIIEELEPTRRGLYGGCVGYLDFAGDSDTAIAIRTALLRDGTAYVQAGAGVVADSVPELEDNECRNKAAAVLRAVGAANRLHGS
- the trpC gene encoding indole-3-glycerol phosphate synthase TrpC; this encodes MSVLDEIIEGVREDLAERQARVSLDELKERAAKAPQAKDGVAALRGDSVKVICEVKRSSPSKGALAAIADPAGLAADYEAGGAAVISVLTEQRRFGGSLADLEAVRARVDIPILRKDFIVTAYQLWEARAYGADLALLIVAALEQEALVSLIERAESIGLTPLVEVHDEEEVERAVAAGAKIIGVNARNLKDLKVDRSTFERVVGEIPAHIVKVAESGIRGPHDLIAYANEGADAVLVGESLVTGRDPKAAVADLVAAGAHPALRHGRS
- a CDS encoding DUF2752 domain-containing protein encodes the protein MIGENRRVDASHTPDAAPPRTAPAVRVSRARRLAAPVLTLAAAAAAFAYVGTVDPNEPGHYPVCPLLRLTGILCPGCGGLRSAHAFAHGDLTTAFGANALAVVGYFVFAGFMTLWLVRAYRGGPVPRLALRPPYWWAIGVVGLTFAVVRNLSFGSALAP
- a CDS encoding RidA family protein; this encodes MSSTSDVRRISSGGAYEDVIGYSRAVQLPNGLVLVSGCTAADANGPYDQAVAAFGVAFKALAQAGLGPEQVVRTRMYLTHARDVDEVGRAHKELFDAVRPAASMIIVSGFVDPSMVVEVEVEAYGGAA